Proteins co-encoded in one Malus sylvestris chromosome 9, drMalSylv7.2, whole genome shotgun sequence genomic window:
- the LOC126582445 gene encoding OBERON-like protein gives MGTSSGSNIHQQPSSRMLPPRQQPRAGGLQTSLSLVSSDPRLSPEEPRSNSDHRRESPTESASSRETWPTADAIMAKKMENGKAENDCPEQSVIRRVSSADKISLRDIARERVDIITEKMHHLPDEFHEELKNNLRVILDGNGGSQQREEFFVLQKLVQSRADLTAKTLIRAHRVQLEILVAINTGILAFLHPNISLSQTSLIEVFMYKRCRNIACQNQIPADDCTCEICTKRNGFCNLCMCVICNKFDFEVNTCRWVGCDLCSHWTHTDCAIRDGLISMGASGKSGAGLSEMLFRCRACSRTSELLGWVKDVFQHCAPAWDREALTRELDFVSRIFHGSKDTRGQKLFWKCEDLKEKIKSGLAESTAACRAILMFFQELEGDSPKSLENGESGRLIAPQEACNQIAEVVQEAIRKMEMVADEKMRMYKKSRMAVEACDRELQDKAREVQELKLERQKKKSQIEELEKIVRLKHAEADMFQLKANEAKREADRLQRIALAKSDKSEEEYANSYLKQRLSEAEAEKQYLFEKMKLQESSRASQNSGGGGSDPSQLLLYSKMHDLMPNERHPFRKNP, from the exons ATGGGTACATCATCTGGTTCCAATATACACCAACAGCCTTCGTCAAGAATGCTTCCTCCACGTCAGCAACCACGAGCAGGGGGACTACAAACCTCACTGTCCCTTGTATCTTCAGATCCTCGGCTTTCCCCAGAAGAACCCAGATCAAATTCTGATCACAGACGTGAGTCCCCTACCGAGAGTGCCAGTTCTCGAGAAACCTGGCCTACTGCTGATGCCATAATGGCAAAGAAGATGGAAAATGGGAAAGCAGAAAATGATTGCCCTGAACAATCAGTTATTCGCCGTGTTTCCAGTGCTGATAAGATATCTCTTCGAGATATAGCAAGAGAGCGAGTTGATATAATCACTGAAAAGATGCATCACCTACCTGATGAGTTTCACGAAGAATTGAAGAACAACCTCCGAGTCATCCTCGATGGAAATGGTGGTTCGCAGCAGAGAGAAGAATTTTTTGTATTGCAGAAACTTGTTCAGAGTAGAGCAGACTTAACAGCTAAGACATTGATCAGAGCACACAGAGTGCAGCTTGAAATCCTTGTTGCAATAAATACTGGGATTCTGGCATTCTTGCATCCAAATATCAGTCTCTCTCAAACTTCCTTAATTGAAGTTTTCATGTACAAGAGATGCAGAAATATAGCATGCCAAAACCAGATTCCTGCTGATGATTGTACCTGTGAGATATGTACGAAAAGAAATGGTTTCTGTAATCTTTGCATGTGTGTAATATGTAACAAGTTCGATTTTGAAGTGAACACTTGCCGTTGGGTTGGTTGTGATTTGTGTTCACATTGGACTCACACTGACTGTGCTATACGTGATGGACTAATAAGCATGGGAGCCTCCGGTAAGAGCGGAGCAGGGCTATCCGAAATGCTTTTCAGGTGTCGAGCTTGCAGTCGAACATCTGAGCTATTGGGCTGGGTCAAAGATGTTTTTCAACACTGCGCTCCTGCCTGGGATCGGGAGGCTCTGACAAGGGAGCTTGATTTTGTTAGTAGGATTTTTCATGGGAGCAAAGACACCCGAGGGCAAAAACTCTTTTGGAAGTGTGAGGATCtcaaggaaaaaataaaaagtggaCTTGCAGAGTCAACAGCAGCCTGCAGAGCAATATTGATGTTTTTCCAAG agCTTGAGGGAGACTCTCCAAAGAGCCTGGAAAACGGGGAAAGTGGACGGCTAATAGCACCACAAGAGGCTTGTAATCAAATCGCTGAAGTGGTGCAGGAGGCCATAAGGAAGATGGAAATGGTGGCTGATGAGAAGATGAGAATGTATAAGAAATCCCGAATGGCTGTTGAGGCTTGTGACAGGGAACTCCAGGACAAGGCCAGGGAAGTTCAAGAGCTAAAGCTTGAGAGGCAAAAAAAGAAGAGTCAAATTGAAGAGCTGGAGAAAATTGTGCGGCTCAAACATGCAGAGGCTGATATGTTCCAACTCAAGGCCAATGAGGCAAAACGAGAGGCTGACAGGCTTCAGAGGATCGCTCTTGCCAAGTCAGATAAATCAGAGGAAGAATATGCCAACAGTTACTTAAAGCAACGGTTGAGTGAAGCCGAGGCTGAAAAGCAGTATCTTTTTGAGAAGATGAAACTGCAAGAGAGTTCGCGGGCATCCCAGAACAGTGGTGGCGGTGGTAGTGACCCTTCTCAGTTGCTGTTGTACTCGAAAATGCATGATTTGATGCCAAATGAACGCCATCCTTTCAGAAAAAATCCCTGA
- the LOC126582765 gene encoding heat shock protein 90-6, mitochondrial-like, whose amino-acid sequence MHRLPRRSVSAILRHGGARYRNSAAPISCASTHCGSVGETDGKVRWHSVLVPGKCNPTNSTTQFNLKNGMYFGNRYESTAAASDAPPAETYEYQAEVSRLMDLIVNSLYSNKEVFLRELISNASDALDKLRFLSVTQPELLKGGGDLDIRIQTDKDNGIINIIDSGIGMTRQELIDCLGTIAQSGTSKFLKALKDSKDAGSDTNLIGQFGVGFYSAFLVADRIVVSTKSPKSDKQYVWQGEVNASSYTIHEENDPEKLIPRGTRITLYLKRDDKGFAHPERIEKLVKNYSQFVSFPIYTWKEKGFTKEVEVDEDPAESKTDEQDEKTEKKKKTKTVVEKYWDWDLTNETQPIWLRNPKEVNTEDYNEFYKKTFNEYLDPLASSHFTTEGEVEFRSILYVPAVPPMGKDDIVNPKTKNIRLYVKRVFISDDFDGELFPRYLSFVKGVVDSNDLPLNVSREILQESRIVRIMRKRLVRKAFDMILGISMSENREDYEKFWENFGKHLKLGCIEDRENHKRIAPLLRFFSSQSEDVMISLDEYLENMKPEQKDIYYVASDSVTSASNTPFLEKLLEKDLEVLYLVDPIDEVAIQNLKSYKEKNFIDISKEDLDLGDKNEEKEKEIKQEYGQTCDWIKKRLGDKVASVQISNRLSSSPCVLVSGKFGWSANMERLMKAQTVGDTSSLEYMRGRRVFEINPEHPIIKNLNAASKTNPDDEDAIRAIDLLYNTALVSSGFTPENPAELGGKIYEMMSLALSGKWSTPAAEIQQPELQQHIPEILDAEVQHPGPQHNHPETVEAEVVEPVEAGNQK is encoded by the exons ATGCACAGGCTCCCACGACGCTCCGTCTCCGCCATCCTGCGCCACGGCGGGGCACGTTACCGGAACTCTGCGGCTCCGATCTCTTGCGCTTCTACCCACTGCGGCTCG GTGGGAGAGACTGATGGGAAAGTCAGATGGCACTCCGTGTTGGTCCCTGGGAAGTGTAACCCTACCAATTCCACAACacagtttaatttaaaaaatggcATGTATTTCGGCAATCGGTATGAGTCCACGGCTGCAGCCTCTGATGCACCACCGGCGGAGACATACGAGTATCAAGCTGAG GTCAGTCGTCTCATGGACCTCATCGTTAACAGCTTGTACAGTAACAAGGAAGTTTTTCTTCGAGAGCTTATCAG CAATGCAAGTGATGCATTGGACAAGCTCCGTTTCCTCAGTGTCACACAGCCTGAGCTTTTGAAGGGTGGAGGTGATCTAGATATCCGTATCCAGACTGATAAAGACAATGGGATCATCAATATCAT TGATTCTGGAATCGGTATGACTCGGCAAGAGCTTATTGACTGTCTGGGAACAATTGCACAAAGCGGGACTTCAAAGTTCTTGAAGGCATTGAAG GATAGTAAAGATGCTGGCAGTGATACCAATCTGATTGGTCAGTTTGGGGTCGGCTTTTACTCAGCATTCCTTGTTGCAGATCGG ATTGTTGTCTCCACAAAGAGCCCAAAGTCCGACAAGCAATATGTATGGCAAGGAGAGGTGAATGCTAGCTCTTACACAATTCACGAGGAGAATGATCCCGAGAAGCTTATTCCCAGAGGAACCCGCATCACCTTGTATCTCAAG CGCGATGACAAAGGTTTTGCTCATCCAGAACGGATTGAAAAGCTTGTGAAAAACTATTCACAATTTGTTTCCTTTCCTATATACACTTGGAAGGAAAAAGGATTCACTAAAGAG GTTGAGGTAGATGAAGATCCAGCTGAATCCAAAACGGATGAACAAGATGAGAAAACCGAG aaaaagaagaagacgaagactGTTGTTGAGAAATACTGGGATTGGGATCTCACTAATGAGACACAACCAATATGG CTTCGCAATCCTAAGGAAGTTAATACAGAGGATTACAATGAGTTCTACAAGAAGACTTTCAATGAATACTTGGATCCACTAGCATCTTCGCACTTCACAACAGAG GGTGAAGTAGAGTTCAGGTCTATTCTATATGTGCCAGCTGTCCCTCCTATGGGGAAAGATGACATAGTCAATCCCAAGACGAAAAATATAAGGCTCTATGTGAAACGGGTGTTCATTTCAGATGACTTTGATGGAGAACTG TTCCCACGATATTTAAGCTTCGTCAAAGGTGTTGTGGACTCAAATGATCTTCCACTCAATGTCTCACGTGAAATTCTTCAGGAGAGTCGTATT GTACGGATTATGAGGAAGCGCTTGGTTCGGAAGGCATTTGACATGATCCTTGGAATATCCATGAGTGAGAACAGAGAA GATTATGAAAAGTTCTGGGAAAATTTTGGCAAGCACTTGAAACTGGGTTGCATTGAAGATCGGGAAAATCATAAGCGTATTGCTCCGTTGCTTAGATTTTTCTCTTCCCAAAGTGAGGATGTGATGATCAGCTTGGATGAATATCTTGAAAACATGAAACCTGAGCAGAAGGATATCTATTATGTTGCTTCCGACAGCGTGACAAGTGCAAGCAATACACCATTCCTGGAGAAACTTCTTGAGAAGGACCTCGAA GTGTTGTACTTAGTTGATCCCATTGATGAGGTTGCCATCCAGAACCTAAAATCATACAAGGAGAAGAATTTCATTGATATTAGCAAGGAAGATCTCGATTTAG GGGATAAGaatgaggaaaaagaaaaggagattAAGCAGGAATATGGCCAAACATGTGATTGGATTAAGAAGCGTTTGGGTGACAAAGTTGCCAGTGTTCAGATTTCAAACCGTCTTAGCTCGTCACCCTGTGTTCTTGTGTCTGGGAAGTTTGGCTGGTCTGCCAACATGGAGAG ATTGATGAAGGCACAAACTGTTGGTGATACCTCTAGCCTGGAGTATATGAGAGGCAGGAGGGTGTTTGAGATTAATCCCGAGCACCCAATCATTAAAAACTTAAAT GCTGCAAGCAAGACCAACCCGGATGATGAGGATGCTATAAGAGCTATTGATCTTCTGTACAATACAGCTTTGGTATCAAGCGGTTTTACT CCTGAAAATCCAGCAGAGCTGGGTGGAAAGATTTACGAGATGATGAGTCTGGCACTCTCTGGGAAATGGTCCACACCTGCTGCCGAAATTCAGCAACCCGAACTCCAGCAACACATCCCAGAGATACTAGACGCCGAGGTACAGCACCCAGGACCCCAACACAACCACCCCGAGACGGTAGAGGCCGAGGTGGTTGAGCCCGTTGAAGCTGGCAACCAGAAATGA
- the LOC126583301 gene encoding pentatricopeptide repeat-containing protein At5g65560-like, translated as MLKPLQTLRSLLGSNHFLKFSTRTRLFSEPAQPSKPFPDLVARICDILSDPQWERSSELSWLGPELRTHHVSKIIESHRNTDSALRFFYWVSKRHFYKHDMGCFSSMLNRLVRERLFAPADRVRILMIKACRKEEELKWVIEYLNDLNRLGFQFTLFSFNTLLIQLGKFEMVSVARNVYTQMLNSGIRPSLLTFNTMINILCKKGRVQEAEVILSRIFQFDMFPDVFTYTSLILGHCRNRKVNLAFDVYDQMVKAGCDPNSVTYSTLINGLCNEGKVDEALDMLDEMVEKGIEPTVFTYTVPITSLCEANRLVEAIGLFKSMRSRGCHPNVHTYTALISGLSQTGKLNVAVGLYHKLVKDGLVPNTVTFNTLINELCETGRYGMAQKIFYWMERHGTLSNTQTHNGIIKVFCLIGNVNKAMTLLSKMLKVGPSPNVITYNTLINAYLDGGKLNNAVRLLDLMKWSGCEPDEWTYTELISGLCKAGKSEEASTIFHEMVEQGIRPNQVTYTALIAGYCEEGKVDAALALFERMEEDGCCPGIETYNTIISGLCNDNQIEKAKKLCTKMGEQGLAPNVITFTSLIRCFCGNGSTDVAFQIYHEMGKQGCLPNLYTYSSLIFGLCREGKADDAERLLKEMDQKGLVPDEVTYTTLIDGFVILGKLDHAFLLLRRMVDVGCKPNYRTYSVLVKGLQRESQLLTENVVGLESQHEEMYGCSSEESYTSIEVLCNLLARMSEYGCEPTVHTYDILVRGLCRDGRYYEADQLLQHMKDKGFCPTNKIYLSLFFVYCMNLKVDSALEIFGLMADRGFEVHLSSYKALISVLCRVSRVEEAETLFRRMLEKQWNTDEIVWTVLIDGLLKEGNSDLCMKFLHVIESEKCSISTQTYVILARELSKINETVVTSQIVNKDLKDVH; from the coding sequence ATGTTAAAGCCCCTCCAAACCCTCCGCTCTCTATTGGGTTCCAACCATTTTCTCAAATTCTCAACAAGAACCAGGCTTTTCTCCGAACCCGCTCAACCCTCCAAACCTTTCCCGGACTTGGTCGCCAGAATCTGCGACATTTTGAGCGACCCCCAATGGGAACGGAGCTCGGAGCTCAGCTGGCTGGGACCCGAGCTCAGAACCCATCACGTGTCGAAGATCATCGAGTCCCACCGTAACACTGACTCGGCGTTGAGATTCTTCTACTGGGTTTCTAAGAGGCATTTTTACAAACACGATATGGGCTGCTTCTCGTCAATGCTTAATCGGCTTGTGAGGGAGCGGCTTTTTGCGCCTGCGGATCGTGTGAGGATTTTAATGATCAAGGCTTGTAGGAAGGAGGAAGAGCTCAAATGGGTAATTGAGTATTTGAATGATTTGAATAGACTTGGTTTTCAGTTTACATTGTTTAGTTTTAATACGCTTTTGATACAATTGGGAAAGTTCGAGATGGTTAGTGTAGCTCGAAATGTTTATACTCAGATGCTTAATAGTGGGATTAGACCAAGTTTGTTGACATTTAATACAATGATCAATATATTGTGTAAGAAAGGCAGGGTTCAGGAAGCAGAGGTGATTTTGAGCCGGATTTTTCAGTTCGATATGTTCCCGGATGTTTTTACTTATACATCGTTGATTCTTGGGCATTGTAGAAATCGTAAGGTGAATTTGGCATTTGACGTTTATGATCAGATGGTGAAGGCAGGTTGTGACCCCAATTCGGTTACGTATTCAACTCTTATCAATGGGCTATGCAATGAGGGAAAGGTGGATGAGGCACTGGATATGCTTGATGAAATGGTAGAGAAAGGGATTGAACCCACAGTATTTACTTACACTGTCCCAATTACTTCACTATGTGAGGCCAATCGACTGGTGGAAGCAATTGGGCTTTTCAAAAGTATGAGGAGCAGGGGTTGCCATCCTAACGTTCATACGTATACAGCATTGATCAGCGGGTTGTCTCAGACAGGAAAACTCAATGTTGCTGTTGGACTCTATCACAAACTTGTGAAGGACGGTTTGGTCCCAAACACGGTTACCTTCAATACATTGATAAATGAATTATGTGAGACAGGAAGATATGGCATGGCTCAGAAGATTTTTTATTGGATGGAAAGACATGGTACCTTGTCAAATACCCAAACACACAATGGAATCATCAAGGTTTTCTGTTTGATAGGTAACGTTAATAAGGCAATGACGCTTTTAAGCAAAATGCTGAAGGTGGGACCCTCTCCAAATGTGATTACTTATAACACACTTATCAATGCATACCTTGATGGGGGTAAATTAAACAATGCAGTGAGGTTATTGGATTTGATGAAATGGAGTGGATGTGAACCAGATGAATGGACTTATACTGAACTTATTTCTGGGTTATGCAAGGCAGGTAAGTCTGAAGAGGCATCTACTATTTTCCATGAGATGGTAGAACAAGGCATTCGTCCCAATCAGGTCACTTACACTGCTTTGATTGCTGGATATTGTGAGGAGGGGAAGGTAGATGCTGCATTGGCATTATTTGAGCGGATGGAGGAGGATGGTTGCTGTCCGGGTATTGAAACCTACAATACCATTATAAGTGGTTTGTGCAATGATAATCAGATTGAAAAAGCTAAAAAATTATGTACAAAGATGGGGGAGCAAGGACTGGCTCCAAATGTCATTACCTTCACGTCTCTAATTAGGTGCTTCTGTGGGAATGGCAGTACTGACGTTGCATTCCAAATCTACCATGAAATGGGAAAGCAGGGTTGCTTGCCGAACTTGTATACATATAGTTCACTCATTTTTGGGTTATGTCGTGAGGGTAAGGCTGATGATGCTGAGAGGTTACTTAAAGAAATGGATCAGAAAGGATTGGTTCCTGATGAGGTAACATATACCACACTCATTGATGGATTTGTTATACTTGGCAAGCTAGATCATGCGTTTCTGCTCCTTAGGCGAATGGTTGATGTTGGCTGCAAGCCCAACTACCGAACTTATTCTGTGTTGGTCAAGGGGTTGCAAAGGGAAAGCCAGTTGCTGACAGAGAATGTTGTGGGCCTTGAGTCCCAACATGAAGAAATGTATGGTTGCAGCTCTGAGGAGAGCTATACCTCTATTGAGGTGTTGTGTAATCTCTTAGCTAGGATGTCAGAGTATGGATGTGAACCAACTGTTCATACCTATGACATTTTAGTGAGAGGCTTGTGCAGAGATGGTAGATATTATGAGGCGGATCAGTTGCTGCAGCATATGAAAGATAAAGGGTTCTGCCCCACTAATAAGATTTATCTGTCTCTGTTCTTTGTTTATTGTATGAATTTGAAAGTGGATTCTGCGCTGGAAATTTTTGGTTTGATGGCAGATAGGGGATTTGAGGTACACTTATCATCTTATAAGGCACTTATTAGTGTCCTCTGCAGGGTGAGTCGAGTGGAAGAAGCTGAAACATTATTCAGAAGGATGCTAGAGAAACAATGGAATACTGATGAGATTGTTTGGACTGTGTTAATTGATGGGTTACTGAAGGAAGGGAattcagatttatgcatgaagtTTCTTCATGTTATTGAATCTGAAAAATGCAGTATCAGTACCCAGACGTATGTTATTTTGGCCAGAGAACTTTCTAAAATAAACGAGACTGTGGTGACTTCTCAAATTGTTAACAAAGATTTGAAGGATGTACATTGA
- the LOC126582191 gene encoding pentatricopeptide repeat-containing protein At5g48910-like, producing the protein MGHSDGQTPWLWLSSDPPTPLQVAAMLQLTPSLSLLHKPFLSPQTLNPFSLLQTCKTLQEAEQHHALFLKTGTFSHPSVASCFLSLYADPKINNLDYARSVFDQIEQPSLVSWNVLIKCYVGNQRSHDAIVLFYELVHELVPDHFTVPCVIKGCARLNAIEEGKQIHGLVLKIGLGLDKFVQSSLVSLYSKCGEIGLARKVFDEMRDRDLVTWNSLVDGYARCGEVEVAMELFDQMQERDLFSWTVLVDGLSKCGKVEMAREVFDRMPNRNSVSWNAMINGYMKAGEVETARQLFSGMPARDVITWNSMIAGYEFNGRFMEALELFQEILKEDVMPSHATLVSALSAVSGLAILSKGRWIHSFMVKHGFELDGVLGTSLIDMYSKCGSIENALTVFRAIHRKKLGHWTSIIVGLGMHGMADQVLELFLEMRKNGMQPHAITFIGVLNACSHAGLVDLGRFYFNLMTNDYGIEPTIEHYGCFVDILCRAGCLDEAKNVIESMPMKPNKVIWMSLLSGARNHGNVELGDYAARHLIEVSPDTIGCYVVLSNMYAAADQWEKVSQVREMMRMRGVKKDPGCSSIEHRGVLHEFIVGDKSHPRTEEIYSKLSEMREKLKSVGHVPDTSQVLLCLEEEKEKEAELENHSERLAIAFGLINSEAGSPIRIIKNLRVCSDCHSVTKHLSSIYNREIIVRDNSRFHHFRNGSCSCKDFW; encoded by the coding sequence ATGGGCCACTCAGACGGTCAGACCCCTTGGTTGTGGTTATCATCTGATCCACCAACGCCATTGCAGGTTGCAGCAATGCTTCAGCTcacaccatctctctctctcctccacaaaccatttctctctcctcaaaccctaaaccccttcTCGCTTCTCCAAACATGCAAAACCCTACAAGAAGCAGAGCAGCACCACGCCCTGTTCCTCAAGACCGGAACTTTCAGCCACCCTTCAGTCGCCTCCTGCTTCCTTTCTCTCTACGCCGACCCCAAAATCAACAACCTCGACTACGCCCGCTCCGTCTTCGACCAAATCGAACAACCCTCGTTGGTGTCTTGGAACGTCCTCATCAAATGCTACGTCGGAAACCAGCGGTCGCATGATGCCATTGTTTTGTTCTATGAATTGGTTCATGAGCTTGTTCCCGATCATTTCACTGTGCCGTGCGTGATTAAGGGTTGCGCTCGGTTGAATGCGATTGAGGAAGGGAAGCAGATTCATGGATTGGTGTTGAAAATTGGGCTGGGGTTGGATAAGTTTGTGCAGAGCAGTTTGGTGAGTTTGTACTCGAAATGTGGTGAGATTGGTTTGGCTCGgaaggtgtttgatgaaatgcgtGACCGAGATTTGGTAACTTGGAATTCGTTGGTGGATGGGTATGCGAGGTGTGGAGAAGTAGAAGTGGCAATGGAGTTGTTTGATCAAATGCAGGAGAGGGATTTGTTTTCTTGGACTGTTTTGGTCGATGGGTTGTCGAAATGCGGGAAGGTGGAGATGGCTAGGGAGGTGTTTGATAGGATGCCAAATAGAAATTCGGTTTCTTGGAATGCCATGATTAATGGGTACATGAAAGCTGGAGAGGTTGAGACGGCTCGTCAATTATTTAGTGGGATGCCGGCAAGAGATGTGATAACTTGGAATTCaatgattgcaggttatgaaTTTAATGGGAGGTTTATGGAAGCATTGGAGTTGTTTCAAGAAATTTTGAAAGAAGATGTCATGCCTAGTCATGCTACATTGGTCAGTGCTCTTTCAGCCGTTTCGGGATTAGCTATCCTGAGTAAGGGGAGATGGATTCATTCTTTCATGGTAAAACATGGATTTGAGTTAGATGGCGTGCTTGGTACATCCTTGATTGATATGTATTCCAAGTGTGGGAGCATTGAGAATGCTCTGACCGTATTTCGAGCTATACACAGGAAGAAATTAGGGCATTGGACTTCTATAATTGTCGGTTTAGGAATGCATGGTATGGCTGACCAAGTTCTTGAGCTATTTCTCGAGATGCGGAAGAATGGAATGCAGCCTCATGCTATAACTTTTATTGGAGTCTTGAATGCATGTAGTCATGCCGGATTGGTCGATCTTGGCCGTTTCTATTTCAATCTGATGACAAATGATTATGGAATTGAACCCACAATTGAACACTACGGTTGCTTTGTAGACATTTTATGTCGGGCTGGCTGTCTGGATGAGGCGAAGAATGTCATTGAAAGTATGCCCATGAAACCAAACAAAGTAATCTGGATGAGTTTGCTCAGTGGTGCTCGGAATCATGGAAATGTTGAACTTGGCGATTATGCTGCTCGTCACCTGATTGAAGTGTCTCCCGACACTATTGGATGCTATGTTGTTCTTTCTAACATGTATGCTGCTGCTGATCAGTGGGAGAAAGTTTCACAGGTAAGAGAAATGATGAGAATGAGAGGAGTCAAAAAGGACCCGGGATGCAGTTCCATAGAGCACAGAGGTGTGCTTCATGAGTTTATTGTGGGTGATAAATCACACCCTCGGACAGAAGAGATATATTCGAAGTTGAGTGAGATGAGAGAGAAACTGAAATCTGTAGGACATGTTCCTGACACAAGCCAAGTTCTGTTGTGTCTTGAAGAGGAAAAAGAGAAGGAAGCTGAACTGGAAAACCATAGTGAAAGATTGGCTATTGCATTTGGTCTCATTAATTCGGAAGCTGGGAGTCCTATTCGCATTATAAAGAATCTTCGTGTCTGTAGCGATTGCCACTCTGTCACTAAACACCTATCCAGTATCTATAATCGTGAGATTATTGTGAGAGATAATAGTCGTTTCCATCATTTCAGAAATGGCTCATGTTCTTGCAAAGATTTTTGGTGA